A portion of the Gigantopelta aegis isolate Gae_Host chromosome 10, Gae_host_genome, whole genome shotgun sequence genome contains these proteins:
- the LOC121384005 gene encoding uncharacterized protein LOC121384005 isoform X1, with protein sequence MQAFYYTSSTLLILWFMISKTKSHRVPTDLHNKKDDIGAQDNPDIDYDIYDLLQDDIQPSDSIKRGENQTPLAELEQLTKAEGELENIFKTKGYGERLPKVKDDFDMLMKAKEAHEKLIESSRGEKYKKKNGMKSESMLKGHQIFPVYHKQQDKHVTETKKHEDMANHNKKYSKHSHHTKNTAMGIGNVNRIPDSSKSRFVPNSRHKVYKSRPQLNSGGKKTKDSFLNNYDQDEDSSSGLELLQSRLSDKESSNISITLEENDSPWDVRCNASDSKLWIGIAIGVGACLTVATLVGSVFVLMNKRRGCNHWRRFANTNFSACVKDEQPVYIKLSQLHGKRKNNGCNYIVTVLDESNFSVDSSWSSEDELFGMSDIMNRSADRAREKSLVLANTKTSTPLKGSCYQPPLFNT encoded by the exons ATGCAAGCATTTTATTATACATCCTCTACACTGTTGATCTTATGGTTTATGATATCAA AGACAAAATCTCACAGGGTACCAACTGACTTGCATAACAAGAAGGACGACATCGGAGCCCAAGATAACCCAGACATAGACTATGATATTTACGATTTACTTCAAGACGATATACAGCCAAGTGACAGTATCAAACGTGGGGAAAATCAGACACCATTAGCGGAACTTGAACAGTTAACTAAGGCCGAGGGTGAActcgaaaatatatttaagacaaAAGGTTACGGTGAACGGTTACCCAAGGTCAAAGATGATTTTGACATGTTAATGAAGGCCAAAGAAGCCCATGAAAAGTTGATTGAATCTAGTAGaggtgaaaaatataaaaagaaaaatggaatGAAAAGTGAAtcaatgttaaagggacaccaAATATTTCCAGTTTACCATAAACAGCAAGACAAGCATGTGACAGAAACAAAAAAGCACGAGGACATGGCAAACCATAACAAAAAATATTCTAAACATTCCCATCATACGAAAAACACAGCCATGGGCATTGGTAATGTCAACCGAATACCAGATAGTTCAAAATCGCGCTTTGTTCCAAATTCCCGACACAAAGTCTATAAATCAAGACCACAATTAAATAGTGGGGGCAAGAAGACGAAAGATTCGTTTTTGAATAACTATGATCAAGACGAAGACTCCAGCTCTGGTCTTGAGCTGTTGCAAAGTCGTCTGTCCGACAAAGAATCCTCAAATATTTCTATAACGTTAGAAGAAAATGACAGTCCTTGGGATGTCAGATGTAATGCCTCAG ATTCCAAACTCTGGATAGGAATTGCTATTGGAGTTGGCGCCTGTTTGACAGTTGCGACTCTCGTTGGCTCCGTGTTCGTATTAATGAATAAACGAAG GGGATGTAACCATTGGAGACGATTCGCCAACACGAATTTCTCGGCCTGTGTCAAGGACGAACAGCCGGTCTACATCAAACTCTCTCAACTGCAcgggaaaagaaaaaataatggaTGCAACTACATCGTCACAGT GTTAGACGAATCCAACTTTTCTGTGGACAGCAGCTGGAGTTCTGAAGATGAACTATTTGGAATGTCCGACATTATGAACCGGTCAGCGGACAGAGCAAGAGAGAAAAG CTTGGTACTTGCAAATACAAAAACATCGACACCACTTAAAGGTTCGTGTTACCAACCTCCTCTGTTTAATACATGA
- the LOC121384492 gene encoding sec1 family domain-containing protein 2-like, with protein MKTFEQCSDSLWKGVAQYVNHGVVFSDDHCAEVLHWHGGLTQLLQAGADDVREFSSFECGKNDQKKGVFLVSSLLCDVTAQVIKDIVQQSSFQYVVVLTSVNQAVHLFEKTGSAEGEDKSLFEKFEDRLLEWMGNMNYTAEVFYIPFFTVNVCPQFFLTPPYSELFPLLKTDVKRVELQYNSMRHGKTERKTFEDISEIECAHLPKPLQLSFKMFASSMDGLMTELDVREDVYCVGPTSRLLAMEIENFPPAKTRRKNAPNRASLVLIDRTLDLVGCTSYQFETLLDKITSVLPVLPGHHNDVLVDMTPLCSVDSNSSPDVIVPGSLSGSISNGELPNLQSLATAKQKEALMDVNRHLVEAASLQKLPLKLTGRVGRVTADQLDNTLALFKGNYQAIQAHLDTIQIAKATSQALKHPECLRHENLVSVEKNLVQVVGDESDPRAGGLAFLLKLMTAEFSKPHQDRLYTLDDFLCLLTYLYSLSGGRVADGDEELQIQKLLVDFIIKDKETLSPVIKSIVGETVSEGIVMTLVEDMWSKLEAVGSARNNLKQFREIVDPGGALSPPSNKPLLKQIVEAILDPSKPELSDIEYKSSGFKDLLKSGFGLFMSVSKPRPSDHPLLILYVVGGITSTEVKQIRDVINKTKPSTQVVIGSTRLLRPTNVLQGVFCQDNINPVAY; from the exons ATGAAAACTTTTGAACAGTGCAGTGACTCCCTCTGGAAAGGGGTGGCACAGTACGTCAACCATGGTGTTGTATTTTCCGACGACCATTGTGCTGAGGTCTTGCACTGGCATGGTGGCCTTACACAGTTGTTGCAGGCTGGTGCTGATGATGTGAGAGAGTTTTCTTCATTTGAG tgTGGTAAAAATGACCAGAAGAAGGGAGTGTTCTTGGTTAGTTCGTTGTTGTGTGACGTGACGGCTCAGGTGATAAAGGATATCGTACAACAGAGCAGCTTCCAGTATGTCGTGGTGTTGACGTCCGTGAATCAGGCCGTGCATCTGTTTGAGAAGACGGGCAGTGCAGAAGGAGAGGACAAGTCTTTGTTTGAGAAATTCGAGGACAGGCTTCTGGAATGGATGGGAAACATG aacTATACTGCAGAAGTGTTTTATATTCCTTTCTTCACAGTTAATGTCTGTCCCCAATTCTTTCTGACACCACCTTACTCGGAGTTATTCCCCTTGTTGAAGACTGATGTGAAAAGAGTTGAGTTGCAGTATAATTCCATGCGACATGGAAAG ACAGAAAGGAAAACATTTGAAGATATTTCAGAAATAGAATGTGCTCATTTACCCAAACCACTGCAGCTGTCTTTCAAG aTGTTTGCATCCAGTATGGATGGCCTGATGACCGAGTTGGATGTTAGGGAGGATGTGTACTGCGTGGGACCCACTAGTCGCCTGCTGGCCATGGAGATAGAAAACTTCCCTCCAGCCAAAACAAGGAGAAAG aATGCTCCTAACAGGGCATCACTGGTGTTGATAGATCGAACTCTGGATCTTGTCGGCTGCACTAGCTACCAGTTTGAAACACTGCTGGACAAAATCACCAGTGTTCTTCCCGTTCTGCCGGGTCATCACAATGATGTCTTAGTCGACATGACTCCCTTGTGTTCTGTTGACAG TAATTCTAGTCCTGATGTGATTGTGCCTGGCAGTTTGTCTGGAAGTATTTCTAATGGTGAACTTCCAAATCTCCAGTCCTTAGCAACTGCAAAACAGAag gaagCGCTAATGGATGTGAACCGACATCTGGTGGAGGCTGCATCGTTACAGAAACTCCCTCTCAAACTGACCGGCAGAGTGGGGAGGGTGACAGCCGACCAGCTAGATAACACACTCGCGCTTTTCAA GGGAAACTACCAAGCAATACAGGCCCACCTAGATACGATTCAGATCGCCAAGGCAACCTCTCAGGCCCTGAAGCACCCCGAGTGTTTGCGGCATGAAAACCTAGTGAGTGTTGAGAAGAACCTGGTGCAGGTTGTAGGAGATGAGAGTGATCCGAGAGCGGGTGGCTTGGCCTTTCTCCTCAAACTGATGACAGCTGAGTTCAGCAAACCTCACCAGGACAG ACTCTATACATTGGATGACTTCCTCTGTCTGCTCACGTACTTGTATTCCCTGTCAGGAGGAAGAGTCGCAGATGGGGATGAAGAGTTGCAGATACAA aaattaTTAGTTGATTTTATTATCAAGGACAAAGAAACACTTTCTCCTGTTATCAAATCTATAg TTGGAGAGACTGTTTCTGAGGGTATAGTGATGACTCTAGTAGAAGATATGTGGTCCAAACTGGAAGCAGTTGGGTCTGCTCGGAACAATCTCAAACAGTTCAG AGAAATTGTTGACCCTGGTGGTGCTCTTAGTCCTCCCAGCAACAAACCATTACTCAAACAAATTGTGGAAGCCATATTGGATCCAAGTAAACCAGAGCTGTCCGATATTGAGTACAAATCCAGTGGCTTCAAAGACTTGCTCAAATCTGGCTTTGG ATTGTTTATGAGTGTCAGCAAGCCACGACCTAGCGACCATCCACTGCTCATTTTGTATGTAGTTGGAGGAATCACATCCACAGAAGTCAAACAGATCCGTGATGTCATCAATAAAACGAAACCATCTACTCAG gttgTTATTGGAAGCACCCGACTGCTCCGGCCTACCAATGTGCTTCAAGGAGTGTTTTGTCAAGATAATATAAATCCAGTTGCTTATTAG
- the LOC121384005 gene encoding uncharacterized protein LOC121384005 isoform X2 → MQAFYYTSSTLLILWFMISKTKSHRVPTDLHNKKDDIGAQDNPDIDYDIYDLLQDDIQPSDSIKRGENQTPLAELEQLTKAEGELENIFKTKGYGERLPKVKDDFDMLMKAKEAHEKLIESSRGEKYKKKNGMKSESMLKGHQIFPVYHKQQDKHVTETKKHEDMANHNKKYSKHSHHTKNTAMGIGNVNRIPDSSKSRFVPNSRHKVYKSRPQLNSGGKKTKDSFLNNYDQDEDSSSGLELLQSRLSDKESSNISITLEENDSPWDVRCNASDSKLWIGIAIGVGACLTVATLVGSVFVLMNKRRGCNHWRRFANTNFSACVKDEQPVYIKLSQLHGKRKNNGCNYIVTVLDESNFSVDSSWSSEDELFGMSDIMNRSADRAREKRYL, encoded by the exons ATGCAAGCATTTTATTATACATCCTCTACACTGTTGATCTTATGGTTTATGATATCAA AGACAAAATCTCACAGGGTACCAACTGACTTGCATAACAAGAAGGACGACATCGGAGCCCAAGATAACCCAGACATAGACTATGATATTTACGATTTACTTCAAGACGATATACAGCCAAGTGACAGTATCAAACGTGGGGAAAATCAGACACCATTAGCGGAACTTGAACAGTTAACTAAGGCCGAGGGTGAActcgaaaatatatttaagacaaAAGGTTACGGTGAACGGTTACCCAAGGTCAAAGATGATTTTGACATGTTAATGAAGGCCAAAGAAGCCCATGAAAAGTTGATTGAATCTAGTAGaggtgaaaaatataaaaagaaaaatggaatGAAAAGTGAAtcaatgttaaagggacaccaAATATTTCCAGTTTACCATAAACAGCAAGACAAGCATGTGACAGAAACAAAAAAGCACGAGGACATGGCAAACCATAACAAAAAATATTCTAAACATTCCCATCATACGAAAAACACAGCCATGGGCATTGGTAATGTCAACCGAATACCAGATAGTTCAAAATCGCGCTTTGTTCCAAATTCCCGACACAAAGTCTATAAATCAAGACCACAATTAAATAGTGGGGGCAAGAAGACGAAAGATTCGTTTTTGAATAACTATGATCAAGACGAAGACTCCAGCTCTGGTCTTGAGCTGTTGCAAAGTCGTCTGTCCGACAAAGAATCCTCAAATATTTCTATAACGTTAGAAGAAAATGACAGTCCTTGGGATGTCAGATGTAATGCCTCAG ATTCCAAACTCTGGATAGGAATTGCTATTGGAGTTGGCGCCTGTTTGACAGTTGCGACTCTCGTTGGCTCCGTGTTCGTATTAATGAATAAACGAAG GGGATGTAACCATTGGAGACGATTCGCCAACACGAATTTCTCGGCCTGTGTCAAGGACGAACAGCCGGTCTACATCAAACTCTCTCAACTGCAcgggaaaagaaaaaataatggaTGCAACTACATCGTCACAGT GTTAGACGAATCCAACTTTTCTGTGGACAGCAGCTGGAGTTCTGAAGATGAACTATTTGGAATGTCCGACATTATGAACCGGTCAGCGGACAGAGCAAGAGAGAAAAGGTATCTATGA